In Podospora pseudoanserina strain CBS 124.78 chromosome 5, whole genome shotgun sequence, a single window of DNA contains:
- a CDS encoding hypothetical protein (COG:S; EggNog:ENOG503P5CW) → MERFVPWVHIAAAIFSVILLGISAYVVHVTWGHPTPNFILFSSLWSLLVFGYVAMAPRFAPRLFHGTISLALLWLTTIFWFAGAIAYSVWAGYPYCHGSIWCGSNQAGIAFSWILFVLFTFLAVVETLRFRRGSVRTGPAVV, encoded by the exons ATGGAGCGTTTCGTCCCCTGGGTCCACATTGCCGCGGCCATATTCTCCGTCATTCTCTTGGGAATAAGCGCATATG TTGTGCACGTTACATGGGGCCACCCGACTCCCAATTTCATCTTGTTCAGCTCTCTCTGGTCTCTTCTGGTTTTTGGCTATGTGGCTATGGCACCACGATTTGCCCCTAGACTCTTCCACGGCACCATTTCACTGGCTCTGTTGTGGTTGACGACCATCTTCTGGTTCGCCGGCGCAATTGCCTATTCGGTTTGGGCCGGATATCCGTATTGCCACGGCTCAATTTGGTGTGGCTCGAACCAGGCGGGAATTGCCTTTAGCTGGATTCTTTTTGTGCTCTTTACTTTCTTGGCCGTCGTCGAGACTCTCCGTTTCCGAAGGGGTTCCGTACGCACAGGGCCTGCCGTTGTTTAG
- a CDS encoding hypothetical protein (COG:C; EggNog:ENOG503P2DH; BUSCO:EOG09264EGS): MALLGVTLIIASLILLCMRRPQWFPSLFGGALQPETKEEKHTDDGLQNRHAPPALVVQQAHDANDDIDDIDEQSTPKASATIVVDNAPVPTLNLSEPEPEPAPKPQIRPPVPLFSAPPPAQSPNNLLMPPPSRPPTLRPTPSSSLSPAPSRLSPAPARGPGCSTLAPPPTHSTKPSKPSKAVVLTPGHSPLDWARLSGNPSADLRGLPPGTPYLRVTPSMLKRQTGRKGKDAWTVLSGKVYNLTPYLPFHPGGEPELLRCAGRDGTRLFGEIHPWVNYEGMLSACLVGIFVTEEEAAAAAAGVGGMEDMD, translated from the coding sequence ATGGCGTTACTGGGAGTGACTCTGATAATTGCCTCTCTCATTCTACTCTGTATGCGGAGACCACAGTGGTTTCCCTCCCTGTTTGGAGGCGCTCTTCAGCCGGAGACCAAGGAAGAAAAGCACACCGACGACGGCCTGCAAAATCGACATGCCCCACCAGCGCTCGTGGTCCAACAAGCACACGACGCCAACGACGACATCGACGACATTGACGAACAGTCAACCCCCAAGGCATCCGCCACAATAGTGGTTGACAACGCTCCCGTCCCAACTCTAAATCTCTCCGAGCCAGAGCCAGAACCGGCGCCAAAACCCCAGATCCGACCACCGGTGCCTCTGTTCTCAGCACCCCCACCAGCACAATCACCCAACAACCTACTGatgccccctccctcccgaccaccaaccctccgccccaccccatcttcctccctctccccagcgCCCTCCCGTctctcccccgccccagCGCGCGGACCAGGCTGTTCAACCctcgcccctcccccaacccactccaccaaaccctccaagccctccaaaGCCGTCGTCCTCACCCCGGGGCACTCCCCTCTCGACTGGGCCCGCCTCTCCGGAAACCCCTCCGCCGACCTCCGCGGCCTCCCCCCCGGAACGCCCTACCTGCGTGTGACACCATCCATGCTGAAGAGACAAACCGGCAGAAAGGGGAAAGATGCCTGGACGGTGCTGAGCGGGAAGGTGTATAATCTCACCCCTTACCTACCATTCCACCCCGGAGGAGAGCCAGAGTTGCTCAGGTGCGCGGGGAGAGACGGAACGAGGTTGTTTGGGGAGATTCACCCGTGGGTGAACTACGAAGGCATGCTGAGTGCTTGTCTGGTGGGAATCTTTGtcacagaagaggaggctgctgctgccgcggcGGGGGTTGGCGGGATGGAAGATATGGACTGA
- a CDS encoding hypothetical protein (EggNog:ENOG503P2FZ): protein MPPPPIPPSHPPADPRESTTTATQPPTLRKKPSAGILTTTTSASGHRTTRITTTAAACPAAPTTTSASSPAVPLSRHPFKRRDQNATSTARGMRAGFDPKAPTPTTARQTTPRMPSYERPGPTGTRQPQVPTAAKAVNNSGKPPVTPKVATRLAPSTTSTQHQNPTSVATPLPRRPRPDTILSANGSGPRDKLDITSPVAAFLNTTNVTPRSGSRQNRVESAHSTPNATPNIERHDSFDSRNGLAISPSVVDDVTSRRPVVTFSPASDVSGAGHRQDPDSKFFYAADVPRQTQQAHPRPVVAPQQARNTTFFHASGSPAPDRSSVVSPLVSPAATSNDSLMSKFFYANGAPELQPAPKFGPTRRGPSSVVSTASRIPTNRTGNALRPTSPVGVQPKVKSGHNTPLVSPRSPIASSHHRLSVGSQGWSGLEQTPHSTGAERAHARPKSLTIADAPAIARLMSSHGSIPPTPASEATSPLFAPPSTILPGSPGMSGFASLLQAAEDFAESEEGKSESLNSPAKSSSQEKEPLSDLVANARRERKVQDLQITNASLEAINRTLERQLRKQTAELRRYKRMSRMSMASLSNRVPSASTAAGGGLAKAGMELNDLNEGEGEIAAGDAAIEELEEEDEEEEEEEEEDFMSGSEHSDSGSSGANTERNESRQKRDERRLQIDLSKHQQLLVDSQKMNQSLKRCLGWTEELIKEGKRALAYNITVSDVELGGRVLVPEEIEALEPQQEEDGSVMENDIEDYEDELKDDSLYGEEPRLDNLGGTDIENDDLKDDSLYGDDPRLDDDLRDDSLYGDNPRLDDDLRDDSLYGDILRSDDDLRDDSLYGDNPRYDDDLNEDSLYGENPQLDDDLDSSDTEDEKERRKTWRPDAQDRDSGVELPTDSR, encoded by the coding sequence ATGCCTCCGCCCCCAATCCCTCCTTCGCACCCACCCGCCGACCCGCGAGAATCAACTACCACGGCAACACAGCCACCGACGCTGAGGAAAAAGCCCTCGGCGGGTATTCTGACTACCACCACGTCCGCCTCGGGCCACAGAACAACacgcatcaccaccaccgcagccgCCTGTCCAGCCGCCCCGAcgaccacctccgcctcgtCCCCTGCCGTGCCGTTGTCCCGCCATCCGTTCAAACGGAGGGACCAAAATGCAACGTCGACAGCACGGGGCATGAGGGCAGGATTTGATCCGAAAGCGCCCacgccgacgacggcgaggcaGACCACTCCCAGGATGCCATCCTACGAGCGACCAGGTCCCACTGGTACTCGACAGCCACAAGTCCCAACCGCAGCAAAGGCAGTAAACAACAGCGGCAAACCGCCAGTGACTCCGAAAGTAGCGACGCGTCTTGCTCCTTCTACTACTTCTACTCAACACCAGAACCCGACAAGCGTTGCGACACCGCTGCCACGACGCCCAAGGCCTGATACCATCTTGAGCGCCAATGGCTCGGGGCCGCGCGATAAACTCGACATCACTTCCCCCGTAGCCGCATTCCTAAACACCACCAATGTCACACCGAGATCTGGGTCAAGACAAAACCGCGTTGAAAGCGCCCACAGCACTCCGAACGCCACCCCCAATATTGAACGACACGATTCTTTCGACAGTAGAAATGGGCTGGCTATCTCGCCATCCGTTGTTGACGATGTGACTTCGAGACGACCCGTAGTAACATTCAGTCCGGCCTCCGATGTGAGTGGCGCTGGCCATCGTCAGGACCCGGATTCAAAGTTCTTTTATGCCGCAGACGTTCCGAGACAGACCCAGCAAGCACATCCGAGACCAGTAGTTGCACCGCAACAAGCGAGGAACACAACTTTTTTCCATGCCAGCGGAAGCCCTGCTCCAGATCGATCAAGTGTTGTCTCTCCACTGGTGTCTCCTGCTGCCACCAGCAATGACAGTCTCATGAGCAAGTTCTTTTACGCAAACGGAGCACCAGAATTACAGCCTGCCCCCAAATTTGGACCAACGAGGAGAGGACCGAGCTCGGTCGTGTCTACAGCTTCTAGAATACCAACAAACCGGACGGGCAATGCGCTCAGGCCAACTTCTCCTGTTGGGGTCCAACCCAAGGTCAAGAGCGGACACAACACGCCCCTTGTGTCTCCCCGATCCCCCATAGCGAGCTCACACCATCGACTCAGCGTGGGCAGCCAAGGATGGTCTGGACTGGAACAAACTCCCCATTCTACCGGTGCAGAAAGAGCCCACGCTCGCCCAAAGAGCCTGACCATTGCCGATGCTCCTGCCATAGCCAGGCTTATGTCTTCTCATggctccatcccccccacccctgcCTCTGAGGCAACATCTCCCCTATTTGCCCCACCGAGCACGATTCTTCCAGGAAGCCCAGGCATGAGTGGCTTTGCATCACTTCTTCAGGCTGCCGAGGATTTTGCCGAATCAGAAGAAGGGAAGTCAGAGTCGCTGAACAGCCCAGCGAAGTCTAGCTCGCAGGAAAAGGAACCGCTGAGTGATTTGGTCGCCAACGCGCGCCGAGAGCGCAAAGTGCAAGATTTGCAAATTACAAACGCCAGTCTTGAGGCAATCAATAGGACGTTGGAAAGACAATTGCGGAAGCAGACTGCTGAGCTGCGGCGTTATAAGCGGATGTCGAGGATGAGCATGGCCTCGTTGAGTAACCGCGTCCCATCGGCCTCGACAGCTGCaggtggggggttggcgaaAGCTGGAATGGAGCTGAATGATCTcaacgagggagagggtgagatTGCGGCGGGGGACGCTGCGATAGAGGaactggaagaggaagacgaagaggaagaagaggaggaggaggaagatttcATGTCTGGCTCGGAGCATTCGGATTCGGGCAGTTCCGGGGCGAACACGGAGCGCAATGAGTCGCGCCAGAAGAGAGACGAGCGGAGGCTTCAGATTGATCTCTCCAAGCATCAACAACTACTCGTCGACAGTCAGAAAATGAACCAAAGTCTGAAGCGGTGTTTGGGGTGGACGGAGGAGCTGATCAAGGAAGGAAAACGAGCTCTTGCCTACAATATTACCGTCAGCGACGTTGAGTTGGGCGGTCGGGTACTTGTTCccgaggagattgaggctCTAGAACCGCaacaggaagaggatggaaGCGTCATGGAAAACGATATTGAAGACTACGAGGATGAACTGAAAGACGACTCTCTTTATGGGGAAGAGCCTCGGTTGGACAATCTAGGTGGTACCGACATCGAAAACGACGACCTGAAGGACGATTCCCTCTATGGAGACGACCCTCGCTTGGACGATGATCTCAGAGACGACTCTCTTTATGGGGACAACCCCCGCTTAGACGACGATCTTCGAGATGATTCTCTTTATGGGGACATCCTTCGCTCGGATGATGATCTTAGAGACGACTCCCTCTACGGCGACAACCCTCGCTATGATGACGATCTCAATGAGGACTCTTTATATGGGGAAAATCCTCAATTAGACGACGACCTTGACAGCAGTGACACTGAGGATGAGAAAGAACGACGAAAAACGTGGAGGCCAGATGCACAGGACAGGGACAGTGGGGTCGAGTTGCCTACTGACAGCAGGTAA
- a CDS encoding hypothetical protein (MEROPS:MER0004231; EggNog:ENOG503P0VK; COG:S) — MNKFRSSAALEKRPSLAAPLSEPKSVREWIVLGLVVGSLVWFSPFSKCHSNSPLSCFKTQIPDSPYGKFPKPHDPFRFQPCTPRTTPPPLDDVEFEKSWFGLFDPNPAHWSWGLTVGNSSDGRKEDPYAGRGIFMCGFLDVPLDYTNKSNNRIARLAVTKFQVSGLARISSTYTALDDQVGRKSERTIIIEPGGPGGSGTSYAWRAGQNITERLSDGKFDILGWDPRGVNMSQPAVACFPHDADRDHWELLVSKHRSVSASHRDQVELVDAMNAAVMRACWERHGDLGRFVSTAFVARDLEQIRAALGENEVTGNFVSYGTGIAQTYVSMFPNRSGRMILDGTEYVKDHRLRGGFGWAALDNATDAWRDGFLGECVNAGSRYCALAKSRNGKPVTLDGLQSRLETLLSSLFDRPASAYIPTSGPVVVTYSALVNTIYGAMYNAQSWPALAEALLGLEEGNATLAATLIDKTSWYFNPESLASPVLSLLLQKSLGLW; from the coding sequence atgAACAAATTTAGATCCTCAGCCGCGTTGGAGAAACGGCCGTCTCTGGCGGCCCCGCTTTCAGAGCCCAAGTCTGTTCGTGAATGGATCGTTCTTGGGCTCGTTGTCGGGAGCTTAGTTTGGTTCTCGCCATTCTCGAAGTGCCACAGTAATAGCCCTTTGAGCTGCTTCAAGACACAAATCCCTGATTCTCCGTATGGAAAGTTTCCGAAGCCCCACGATCCGTTTCGATTTCAACCCTGTACACCAAgaacaacaccgccgccgttggaCGATGTTGAATTCGAAAAGAGctggtttggtttgtttgaCCCCAACCCTGCTCATTGGAGCTGGGGGTTGACTGTTGGAAATAGCAGCGATGGGCGGAAAGAGGACCCATACGCCGGTCGTGGCATATTTATGTGTGGATTTTTGGATGTCCCACTGGACTACACCAATAAGTCCAACAACCGCATTGCCCGTCTTGCTGTCACCAAGTTCCAAGTTTCGGGACTTGCCAGGATCAGTTCAACATATACCGCCTTGGACGATCAGGTCGGCCGAAAGAGTGAAagaaccatcatcatcgagcCTGGGGGACCGGGAGGAAGTGGGACGAGCTATGCATGGCGCGCAGGGCAAAATATAACCGAGAGACTTAGCGATGGCAAGTTTGACATTTTGGGTTGGGATCCCCGGGGTGTCAACATGTCTCAACCCGCTGTGGCCTGTTTCCCTCATGATGCAGACCGGGACCACTGGGAGTTGTTGGTATCGAAACACCGATCCGTGTCGGCTTCTCATCGGGATCAAGTTGAACTTGTTGACGCAATGAACGCTGCTGTCATGAGAGCATGCTGGGAGCGCCACGGAGACCTGGGTCGGTTCGTCTCCACGGCCTTTGTTGCAAGAGATCTTGAACAGATTCGAGCGGCACTTGGTGAAAACGAAGTCACGGGAAATTTTGTGAGCTATGGGACAGGTATTGCGCAAACCTATGTGTCCATGTTTCCCAACCGTTCCGGCCGCATGATCCTCGATGGCACCGAATATGTCAAAGACCATCGTCTACGTGGAGGTTTTGGCTGGGCAGCGTTGGACAATGCAACAGATGCCTGGCGGGACGGTTTTCTGGGTGAGTGTGTCAACGCTGGGTCGAGATATTGCGCTCTGGCAAAGTCAAGGAACGGCAAACCTGTCACCCTTGATGGCCTCCAAAGCCGGTTGGAAACCCTTCTTTCATCACTCTTCGACCGGCCAGCCTCCGCTTACATCCCAACAAGCGGCCCTGTTGTTGTCACATATTCGGCTCTGGTAAACACAATATACGGCGCCATGTATAACGCACAAAGTTGGCCAGCGCTCGCCGAAGCTCTTTTGGGCCTCGAGGAAGGCAACGCCACACTTGCAGCCACTCTGATTGACAAGACCTCCTGGTATTTCAACCCCGAAAGCCTTGCCTCGCCAGTCCTGAGCCTCCTTCTACAGAAGAGCTTGGGACTTTGGTGA
- a CDS encoding hypothetical protein (EggNog:ENOG503P0VK; COG:S; MEROPS:MER0000441) — protein MTTKNWIAGNSRFYNVFPCRHFNTYWPRPAEVYRGHLGHKLKHPVLLIAETYDPATPLRNGRRLLHEMGSNARMIVHHGYGHSSRDTSQCTNSIARDFILHGKLPNEAETHCYADKKPYLYGVKQGQKVAATDSFVMEDHVGAWRKHLQELAILNPTLV, from the coding sequence ATGACCACCAAAAACTGGATCGCGGGAAATAGCCGGTTCTACAACGTGTTTCCCTGCCGTCACTTTAACACCTACTGGCCTCGTCCTGCTGAAGTCTACCGTGGTCACCTCGGACATAAACTGAAGCACCCAGTCCTTCTGATTGCAGAAACCTACGATCCGGCAACGCCTCTCCGAAATGGGAGGAGACTCCTGCATGAGATGGGCTCCAATGCTCGGATGATTGTTCATCATGGATATGGACACTCGTCGAGGGATACCTCTCAGTGTACAAATTCGATCGCTAGAGACTTTATCCTGCATGGCAAGCTTCCAAACGAGGCTGAAACTCATTGTTATGCTGACAAGAAACCGTATCTTTATGGAGTTAAACAGGGCCAGAAGGTAGCAGCGACTGACAGTTTTGTCATGGAAGATCATGTCGGGGCCTGGCGCAAGCATTTGCAAGAGCTTGCTATTTTGAACCCAACTCTTGTTTGA
- the rps30a_2 gene encoding 40S ribosomal protein S30 (EggNog:ENOG503P6SS; COG:J): MGKVHGSLARAGKVKSQTPKVEKQEKAKTPKGRAHKREIYTRRFVNITLTPGGKRKMNANPTA, encoded by the exons ATGGGCAAAGTTCACGGATCCCTCGCCCGCGCTG GCAAGGTCAAGTCGCAGACCCCCAAG GTCGAGAAGCAAGAGAAGGCCAAGACCCCCAAGGGCCGCGCCCACAAGCGTGAGATCTATACTCGCCGCTTCGTCAACATTACCCTCACCCCTGGTGGCAAGAGAAAG ATGAATGCGAACCCAACCGCTTAA
- a CDS encoding hypothetical protein (EggNog:ENOG503NUW5; COG:S) produces MWLLESDLFEGKKLWLRPGKLYLFGRTVSEAGQLIISDKTISRKHITIKVEPVPEGGGRNITSRSQITIEDLDSKKGTTVNDVQIRGQKKVLTETVNTVKLGMCQKLLRIQWYPVVLSFSFTTKELRADPWTKLRDDLEQLDIKYSAEYEETTTHVVSKKRNTSKGLQALINGKLIVTESFINTIINAATTPADAEEGSSSALEQDFDHHWPNALDHLPPRGEETGERPSTAYAPDERRQEVFEGYTFVFYEKKQFENLLSPITSGRGKAVLNAVTPGRTDVDDFVRFVKGVAGEKGLGSFEDGSEGKGVVLVRYIPKDENYEWYAQFLTEFAQRLDHRPIDQREFIEAILDCDASMLRRPLEEASQSEPAMSRPEAHKEPGVRMEIDQPSTEPTAPQQREVEREPSPQLPPRRVRTRRGVSRFKGFDIEGDNPEPTQEIGPVQPNLPELSQPAVEASQDGLFVSQYQDPLDRPEEETAPESRPPPRATRKRPLSPLPEHDESALLANIAPTAAAAKRRRIQAGEPPVPPPPEPEPPVKDEDKDEMVIESPQDKSEKGRGTKGKGKKTAGGDHILELARKQREEAEARAAAERRALTELGDDEIDYAEIRRLQLETVQECEVRFPEPWTGGAGTSRTREQDIADGRWDPKWNGRRNYKQFRKQGAATGRQASRTVIPLEEVRPKSNGIGDEYWLENDSNSRQKNDATSQRQSQTQQQTSNPTPEKTKAPPRRNILTIDSSDEDEDDVDVMDKDRAAPEPTPEPARSRAAKAAERANAWKGQSQAQSTQTQSQSSNKRAAPPLNASPSSSREAKKPRWGGFMAASRDESDDDSDDELKFRFGRRK; encoded by the exons ATGTGGCTGCTTGAGAGCGATCTTTTCGAAG GCAAGAAGCTCTGGCTGCGGCCTGGAAAGCTCTACCTCTTCGGCCGCACGGTATCTGAGGCTGGTCAGCTCATTATCTCTGACAAGACCATTTCGCGTAaacacatcaccatcaaggTTGAGCCTGTCccggaaggcggcggc CGCAACATTACCTCCAGATCCCAGATCACCATTGAAGATCTCGATTCAAAAAAGGGAACCACCGTAAACGATGTCCAGATACGCGGCCAGAAGAAAGTCCTCACCGAGACTGTGAATACAGTCAAGCTAGGAATGTGCCAGAAGCTTCTGCG CATTCAGTGGTACCCCGTTGTGCtgagcttctccttcactACCAAGGAGTTACGTGCAGACCCGTGGACAAAGCTTCGCGATGATCTCGAACAATTGGATATAAAATACTCGGCTGAATACgaagaaaccaccacccacgtCGTGTCAAAGAAGCGCAACACGTCGAAGGGGCTTCAAGCTCTCATTAATGGCAAACTTATTGTCACCGAGagcttcatcaacaccatcatcaatgcagcaacaacaccagccgatgccgaggaaggCTCGTCGAGCGCGTTGGAACAAGACTTTGATCACCATTGGCCCAATGCTCTCGACCACTTGCCGCCACGAGGTGAAGAGACCGGAGAACGACCCAGCACAGCCTACGCTCCGGATGAACGGCGACAGGAGGTGTTTGAAGGGTATACGTTTGTTTTTTACGAGAAGAAACAGTTTGAAAACCTCCTCTCTCCCATCACTTCTGGGAGGGGTAAAGCGGTGTTGAATGCGGTGACGCCAGGACGAACGGACGTGGATGATTTCGTCCGTTTCGTCAAAGGCGTGGCTGGTGAAAAGGGGCTTGGGTCTTTTGAGGATGGCAGCGAGGGGAAGGGAGTGGTGCTTGTTCGATACATCCCGAAAGATGAAAACTACGAATGGTATGCGCAGTTTCTCACAGAATTTGCTCAGCGGCTCGACCATCGACCAATCGACCAGCGCGAATTTATTGAGGCGATTCTGGACTGCGATGCTTCCATGTTGCGACGCCCCTTGGAAGAGGCTAGTCAATCCGAACCGGCAATGTCACGTCCTGAAGCTCACAAAGAACCAGGTGTTCGCATGGAAATAGATCAGCCATCGACCGAGCCGACAGCGCCCCAGCAAAGAGAGGTGGAGAGAGAACCCTCGCCACAACTGCCTCCTCGAAGAGTGCGGACTCGAAGAGGTGTAAGCAGATTCAAAGGCTTTGACATCGAGGGCGACAACCCCGAGCCGACTCAAGAGATAGGCCCCGTTCAACCTAACCTTCCCGAACTAAGCCAGCCCGCAGTCGAAGCGTCACAGGATGGTCTGTTTGTTTCGCAGTACCAGGACCCTCTTGATCGTCCAGAGGAAGAGACCGCACCCGAGTCGCGCCCTCCGCCTCGAGCTACGCGCAAACGCCCACTCTCACCCTTGCCAGAACATGATGAATCGGCATTACTAGCCAACATTGCCCCCACAGCCGCGGCAGCCAAACGCAGGCGTATTCAGGCAGGAGAGCCGCCTGTGCCCCCACCACCGGAACCGGAGCCTCCAGTTAAGGACGAGGACAAGGACGAGATGGTGATTGAATCTCCCCAAGACAAAAGTGAGAAGGGGCGAGGTACGAAAGGGAAAGGCAAGAAAACAGCAGGCGGTGACCATATCTTGGAGCTGGCGCGCAAACAGCGCGAAGAGGCCGAAGCCAGAGCAGCCGCGGAACGTCGAGCACTGACCGAGTTGGGCGATGATGAGATTGATTATGCGGAAATTCGCAGGCTGCAACTTGAAACGGTCCAGGAATGTGAGGTTCGCTTCCCTGAGCCATGGACAGGGGGAGCTGGTACCAGTCGTACGCGTGAACAGGACATTGCCGACGGTCGTTGGGATCCCAAATGGAATGGTCGTAGGAATTACAAGCAGTTCCGAAAGCAAGGTGCAGCCACTGGACGGCAAGCATCACGAACAGTAATTCCCCTAGAAGAGGTTCGGCCAAAGAGCAATGGTATCGGTGACGAGTATTGGCTCGAGAACGACTCCAACAGTCGCCAAAAGAACGATGCCACCAGCCAACGTCAATCTCAAACGCAGCAGCAAACCAGCAATCCCACCCCCGAGAAAACCAAGGCCCCTCCCAGGAGGAACATTCTCACCATCGACAGCAgtgatgaggacgaagatgatgtgGATGTTATGGACAAGGACCGAGCAGCACCAGAGCCAACACCCGAGCCAGCAAGGTCGAGGGCGGCCAAGGCAGCGGAGCGGGCCAATGCTTGGAAGGGCCAGTCACAGGCACAGAGCACGCAAACGCAGTCGcagagcagcaacaagcgagcagcaccaccgctgAATGCCTCACCTAGTAGCTCGAGGGAAGCGAAGAAGCCGCGTTGGGGAGGGTTCATGGCTGCCAGTAGAGACGAAAGCGACGAcgacagtgatgatgagttgAAGTTCCGGTTTGGCAGGCGGAAGTGA